Genomic DNA from Gorilla gorilla gorilla isolate KB3781 chromosome 13, NHGRI_mGorGor1-v2.1_pri, whole genome shotgun sequence:
ACAACATGCAAGATGGGAGTTGAGAAGGGTCACAGAAGAAATTAGGAATTTCCACATCCTTGAAGCAGGTCATTTGTAAGGCAATGATGTTGTACAGCTGGGCGTctaaaagactgagaaaaaaaaaaagacaacaaaactaGAAAGCCACAGAAACACGGGTTCATGACGGCTGAATGATATAGAGGGTGACAGATGGCTACAAACTGGTCCTAGGCCATCACACTCAGTAGCATGTCTCTCTTCCATGCCTCCAAAAATGACAAAGAGAGACATCTGAGTCAGGCAGCCTGCATAGGAGATGACTCTGCTGTGAGATCGGATGTCCACAATCATCTTGGGGACCGTGGTGGAGGTGAAACCGATGTCAGGCAAGGACAggttggagaggaagaagtacatgggggtgtggaggtgggagtcAGGGCTGACAGCCAGGATGATGAACAGGTTCCCCAGCACCGTGACAAGGCACATGGACAGGAACAGCCCAGCAAGGACCAGCTGCCATTCTGGATCCTCTGAGGTTCTAGGAGGAGGAATATAGAGACATCTGTTAGATTCTGTGGGTCTGTAGAGATTGGACACCTTTTGCCTAGAAAAGAGGGTTGAGAAATCGGAAACAAGTAAACCAACACCCAGCATCGTGTCTGCATTTTGGATAGAAGCAATTCAAAAGTAATGTTTTCAGATTTCAGAGCAATCCACAGTCAGCAATATTTTGCAGTTCCGACAAACTCAACTGTCTTCTAATGCTTTCatcattgatttctgtgttatTCACTTCTTGCTCTACACACCTGCCTCAGAGATACTAGATTCAAGAATGTTCCAAGAACCAGATCATCATATATAACAAAATTCGTAATTGCTAGAAAAGACAGCCTATCTTTACCGAAGGAAACTATGTAATAAAACCATTCTCTTCACTTTAAGAAAAAGGTTATCCTaattaaaggaaattaagaactcaaatattttattttattcgaATAGATTGATACAAATTCCCTTGATTTAGAACATCTGTAAACACTGTATAACTGCTGAGACCATGCCATCTGGAAATGAAATTAAAGTTGATAGTTCATAAGCAGAAAATAGTTCCACAGGCCAGTTAGGTCCtggtgatttcatcattatgTTTTCCGACTTTTCTCCTTCAAGAGAGTAATTGCGTACTCAAATCGGTGggtcttgttttaaaattcatgtaagCTATAACTCCTGTCCTTAGCTTCGGTGGACTTAGAGTTTTCATCAGAACGtttggccggacgcggtggctcacgcctgtgatcccagcattttgggaggccgaggagggtggatcacgaggtcaggagatcaagaccatcccggccaacatggtgaaactccgcctctactaaaaatacaaaaacttcacCCAGTAtggcggcgcgtgcctgtaatcccagctactcgggaggctgaggcaggagaatggcttgaacctgggaggcagaggctacagcgagccgagattacaccactgcactccagcctgggcaacaagagcaaaactccgtctcaaaaaacaaaaaaccaaaaacacactCTCTGTCACACTGACGTCACACTGATGACAGCCAATTTTTGTGAACCAAGGAAGTGTCAATTCAATAATTCACATAGATGTTTACTTTTGCTATCTCCTTTGTGCCAAGCAAGATACAGGCTCTGGGGAATCAGAAACAAAAGAGACTCACTTGTTCCTCTCACAATACTCAGTACTTACTGAGATAAGGACAAAAGAAAATGTCCTGTCTGGAACGCAGGGAAACCAGAACTTCTGGTCAGGGGATATTTCCGTTGAACCGTATGGAGTTTAAGCTTAAAATATTAACGAATGTATCTAAAATTCACTTTGCCTTTACTTTATGCATCCATCACATGGAGATCACGCAGCGGTCACCCACGATCGGTTTAATCATCGCTCACTTCCATTGGATCAACTAGAAATCAACTCAGATGAGAGTGCTGAGTCTCAGAGGATGGACGTCTCACCCCTTGCCATATAGATAAGTAGAAAGGGTGGTACTGAAAATTAATGGCCAGACTCTAAGTCCCAGGCACTATACTTGATGGTCTCCCAACCCTCAAAATGTtgtgggttcttttttgtttttgcttttgtttttttgtttttttttttttgagacggagtctcgttctgttgcccaggctggagtgcagtggagtgatctcggctcactgcaacctccgcatcccaggttcaagctattctctttcctcagcctgccaagtagctgagatgacaggcgcccgctactacgcccggctaatatttttctctttttaggagagacggggtttcaccatgttggccaggctggtctcgaacacctgaccttgtgattcacctgcctcagcctcctaaagtgctgggattacaggcgtgagccactgcgcccagcttccaAAAGTTTTCAACAGAGCTCAGAGATCTTAACCATGGGTACATCTGAGGAGCATTTTTgaaatggtttccagcttcctcaaTAGGAATGGAAGCCAAACCCTGAATTTGTGACTCCTTTGAGGAAGTCGAGAGCTGTAAGGAAAGCCAGGAACAGGGGCAAGGGAGAGATGCCTCCCGAATGATCCTGTGCCAATTCTTTCTGGAATCTTTTATGTGATCTCAGCTGCCCTTTCCATACTTGACACAGTGATTGTGGCACCCACTGGTCTAGCTGTGGCCTACAAGGAACCCCCAAAGGGAAGGGCACAGTGAGCAGGGGCATCAGCCTGAGTGATAAGGATTTGAGAGGGCAGGTTGGATGTAGGGAGAGGACTGGCCAAATGCCATGTGTCTGGCCTTAGACTGCCTGGTTCAAATTGGGCTTCACCCTTTTTGACTTCATGATCTGGtgcaagttatatgaaaatgtgTTGCTCCTTTTCTAGTCTGTAAAATAATCATGAAATGTGCACTAATAACTGGGAGACTAAgcagatgaaatgaaacaagCTGCATGGAGCACAGAGCTCAGAGCCTGGCCTTTAGGAAGCCCTCAGTAAGGGTTCATGATGCCATGATGTCTGTCATCATCCTCTTTATCCTCATCATCACCTTCatcatctttttgttgttctcAGGGAATAGTTTAGAGGGACTCATTCCCTGCTATCATGGGTGAGATGTCTATGAAAAGGACAACCAGTGGGGGAGGGAAGCAAAATTTTGAAGATACCTGAGAGAGACCCCCCACCACAACCAAGAACTGAAACTCCACAGTCTGCTGAGCTGACAGTTTGCACATTGGTCTCCTCCCATCTGCCCACGGCACTCTCCTGTTTGTCCTGAGGATGAGGAAACAAACAAGGCTCCCGACGGTCCCTCAGCACTCACTGAACTGCCCTTCCCCTCTGCTGGGCCATGACCACGGAGAACAGGTCCACTGTCCTCCCAGCGTGGTGCACATTGGAGGCTCAGACTCCATCCTCAAGGCTGCCAGAAGACAGGGTGAGACATGAGCCTCCTGATACGGGTGACGGGGGTGGAGCCCACAGGACTGCAACCTCACACTGCAGGGCTGGAGGCACAGACTGAGTATTTACTATTCTATGGCCTGGGGGGCTCAAGGCACAGAGGTCCTCATTAGCCAGAGTCGCCCAAGTTCCCCAAGCTCTAAGGATTTCCTCATCATCCtgcaagaagaagaagagaaaagtgagTGTCCATAGAAGCTCTGGGGCTCTTCCTCTAATCAGGAGAGAGCTTGTGTGTATTATtcgcttctttcctttcttttacaaGATCCAAGtgctttaattttcatcttttattatggGAAAATATACCAcgtataaatgttaaaaattataaatgtagaTTATTTCATATAGAATGGCCAGTATAAACATTTACAATTTCCACTCTTTTTCAGTTTACAGTTTAATCAATtaggtacattcacattgtttagCAACCATCACCGCCATCATCTCCAGAACAGTTTTatccttgaaaatggaaattgcgcCCATTAACTAAACtctccattcctctctctctcgCCCACCCCTGGGGGCCACCATTCTATTTTGCAACTCTATAAGTTTAACTACTCTAGACACGtgatataagtggaatcatagcgtgtttaatttttctggtttgtttgttttggagacagagtctttctctgtcgcccaggctggagtgcagtggcgtggtctcagctgactgcaacctccacatcgtgggttcaagtgattcttgtgtctcagtctcccgagtagctgggattacaggcgtgcgccaccacgcccagctaattgttgtatttttaatagagatgagctttcaccatattggccaggctggtctcgaactcctgaccttcagtgatccgcctgcctcagcctcccaaagtgctggggttacaggtgtgagccactgagcctggtcgTCTTTATCCTTTTGGGATTCATTTATTTCACTGACgagaatgtcttcaaggttcatccgtgttgcaGCCTGTGTCAGAAGTGCCTGTCTGGTTGTAtgggtgttgttgttgttttttttcttttggtttggtttggttttgtgttcacatggggtctcactctgtcgcacaggctggagtgcagtggcacaatctgggctcactgcaacctccgcctcccgggttccagcgattcttgtgcctcagcctcccaagtagctgggactataggcacatgccaccacgctcgtctaattttttgcattttcagtacagacagggtttcaccaagatggacaggctagtcttgaattcctgacctcaggtgatccgcccacctcagtcttccaagatgctgggattacaggcatgagccaccgcaccggccagAAGTGCctgcctttttaaggctgaatagtctTCCATCGCATGAATGAACTGCAGTGtgctttttctttcatctgtCCACGAacccttgggttgcttccacattctggctgttgtgaatactgctgctatGAATTTGGGTGTACAAATCTCTCTTCCACTCCTGGCTTCTAATTCTTTTTGGCAGGTACCCACAAGTGCAACTGCGGGAACATCTGATAATCCTGTTTCTACTTTTTCCAGTACATGCCATACTATTTTCCCTGTTCCTTCACggttttacattccctccaatcAGATTCGAGCATTCCTACTTCCCTCTAGTTTCACCAACGCTTGTTTGTTTATCATATCCATCCAAATGTGTGGTATCACATTCTTGGTTTGATTTGCGCTTCCCTAGGATGAGTGATTTTGAACATCATTTtagatgcttattggccattgctATATCTTCTTTAGGGACACATCTACTCGAGTCTTCGGACCATTGTCAATGGGATGCTTTGGGTTTCTTGTTGTTCAGTTCTAGCTGTTCTTTGTATACGATGCCTATCAGCCTCTTTTCagagatatgatttgcaaatatttttcctaatccaTGGGTTATCCTTTCACTCAGTTCACAGTGTTTGCTGATGCACAAAAGTGTCTGTCATTTAGATGTAATCCAAGGAATCTAAtttccttttgttgcctatgcttttggtgtcatatcccagAAAGCATTGCCCAATCTGATGTCATGAAAGTGtggccaatgttttcttttaggcaTATTATACTTTCAGCACTTGGggttaggtctttgatccagtttgtgttaatttttgcacCTGGTGTGACATAGAGTCcaccttcattcttctgcatgtggaaatcAAGTTTCTCCAACACCATTTCTTGAAAAGGCTGCTTTTCCACCAATGGACTTTCTTAGCGCTCAtgtgaaaaatcatttgaacataTAGGTGAGAAGTTATTTCTgggctgaaaaacaaacaaacaacaatagaCAACAGATAAGGATGCAGCGTGGGCTGGgagcggttgctcatgcctgtaatccaagcactttgggaggccaaggcgggcggatcacctgaggtcaggagttcaagaccagcctgacagacaggaagaaaaccccgtctctactacaaatacaacattagctgggcgtgctggggcatgcctgtaatcccagctgttcgggagatggaggcaggagaatcgcttgaacccaggaggcagaggttgcggtgagccaagattgcaccattacactccagcctgggcaacaagagcgaaactctgtctcaaaacaaaaaaccaaaaacaaaaaatcccccaTGATTTCGAGAGCAGAAAGAGAATAGCTGAAAAACCAGCATAATGAGAAAGTTAGGAAGCTTCTTACTAAAGCATCTGGAAACATGCAAGAAATTCTTGTGAACTAAAATTTTCATACTgtactatcaaacactagaactcaCTCATTCCATCTTTCTGTATTTTGGGACCCAATTATCCACTTCTCTTCATTCGCCATCCCACCCTTTTTCTTCCTAGCGTCTGCTAACCACCTTTATACTTTCCACCTTCCTGAGATTCCttttgtgtgtaggtgtgtgatggagtctctttctgttgcccaggttggagtatacAGGCACAATccgggctcacggcaacctccgcctcccgagttcaagcgcttcttgggcctcagccctccgagtagctgagactacaggcacgcgtcaccacgccgggctaattgtttgtgtttttagtagagacggggtttcaccatgttggccaggcgggtctcgaactcctggcctcaagtgatccgtgcgactcggcctcccaaagtgctgggattacaggcctgagctaccacacctggccaagattttcttttttcttcctacacataagtgaggacatgtaatatttgtcattctgtgcctggcttatttcacttaataatacAGACCTGCAATCTCATCCATTTTGTCTGCAGTGGAGAggattttgtttattcctttttaggctgaataatacttcattgtgtgtgtataccaGTTTCTCAACTGAAACAACtttctaaaaagcaaatatttttaacatgtctCGGAATGTGAAACTTCAGGGATACTGTgcccattttattcttttctatttcccatcTTATGTATATGCAAGTGTATAACAAAGCAGCATCAAAGTGTGTATAAATCTATAATTTCAAcgaatgtaaaatgaaaatgctaagtggtggctgggtgtggtcgctcatgcccgtaatcccagaacattgggaggcggaagcgggcggatcacctgaggtcgggagttcaagaccagcctgaccaatacggagaaccactgtctgtactgaaaaaaaaaaaaaaaattagccgggcatggtagcgcatgcctgtaatcccagctacttggaactctgagacaggagaatcacttgaataagggaggcagaggttacagtgagccgagatcgtgccattgcactccagcctgggcaacaagagtgaaactctgcctcaaaaagaaaaaaaaaaagaaaagaaaaagaaaaaaatagaaaatgctaaATGGTAAGAAACAACAGCATAATAAACATTTGTATGGTGTTGATGGACAATGCATTTGaagataatatttgaagaaatcatatTACAATTAACTTCTGTTCTTACTCATTGGAGCTTGATGCCTCTAAAAACTTCGTCATTGCAACCACCTctggtgctttaaaaaaaaaaaacacatagtcACACAGGTGCAGGGAAATCAGAATCTCAGGTAATGAGACCCAGGCCTCATCATTtgtaagctccccaggtgatttgacTCAAAGCCAAGATTGAGGACCGGTGACATGGATCTCTACACATAACCTGCCTAAATAGATTCTCTAGAAGCAGTTAATAAATTCCACATGAACTCTGGAAGAGGATAtgaatttgatgtacagtatgtcCTCAACGTCTTTGAAAGCCTCTTGGACACTTCACCTTTAAGCAAGATTAGGTATAGTGAAACCACTTATTCCTCACCAACATTATAACTATACATCTTTGAACGCACCAATGGTGTTGGAGGACCTGCTGTACATTGCTTCCATAAAGTCAATTTTCAGGGAATTCCAAAACGAAGTGAGGACTTCCCATATATAAAAAGATGGCTGTGATTCCACCTGGATGACAGGGTTATTGCTCAGAAACTAAAGGAGGCCGCCTAGGTATAGAGGATTCAGTCATGAGGTTTCTGCTAAACAAAGGATCCCAGAATCCTCACCCACTCCAGTTAAAGGCATAACGAAGAAAACAATATTCACATAGGAAATGCAGAAAGGAATAAAGCCATCAAGCCACAAAAATAATGTGACTAAGGGGCAGGATTTGCAGATGTAGGGATTTAATGTGGTTGCCCTTTCTAACCCACACAAGAAAAAGGATGGAAGAGATCATGAGATTCGACTGTTCTGCTGCGCAGCCTCCACAGGGCGCTTTGAATgtccctgtttctcaggctgtagaTGAAAGGGTTCAGCATGGGGGTGACCACAGCGTACATCACTGACGCCACCACACCATTCCTGGGGGGTGGTGCCACAGCTGAAGTCAGGTACACGCCAATGCCTGTTccataaaataagcaaacaactgCCAGGTGAGAGCCACAGGTGGAGAAGGCTTTATACTGCCCATCTGACGATGAAATCCTTAGAATGGAGGGGACAATTTTATAGTAAGACAAAAGGATCCCTGAAATgggaagaaaaccaaacataGTACTATTGAAATACATGAATATGCTATTGATGACGCTGTCAGAACAGGCAAGGTTGAGAAGTTGAGATGGCTCACAGACAAAATGAGAGATTTCCACATTCTTGAAGAAGGTGAATTGTAACACAATCTAACTGTGCAGCTAGGAATCCAACAGGCTAAGGAAAAAGGACACCAAAACTAAGAAGACACAGAGGTGAGGATTCACGATGACTGGGTAGTGCAGAGGGCGACAGATGGCTACAAAGCAGTCATAGACCATCACAGTCAGGAGCATGTCTTCTATACATGCAAAAAGGACCAAGAAAGACATCCGTGTCAGGCAGCCCGCATAAGAGATGACTCTGCTATGCGACTGCATGTCCACAGTCATCTTGGGAACCGTGGCCGAGGTGAAACTGATGTCAGCCCAGCACAggttggagaggaagaagtacatgggggtgtggaggtgggagtcAGAGCTGACAGCCAGGATGATGAGCAGGTTCCTCAGCACCGTGACCAGATACATGGATGGGGACAGCCCAGCGAGGACAGGCTGCAGTTCTGGATCCTCTGAGAGTCCCAGGAGGAGGAATTCTCAGACACCTGTGAGATGCCGTGGCTCTGTGTGACTTGGACACCTTGGGAAGAAAAGaggattggaaaaataaaagataaaaaccagCCCTTAATGCTGTGTGTATATTATGGATGCAAGCAATTCACAAGGAACATTTTCACACTTGAGGACCATACACCGTCAGCAATATTTCTCAGTTGTGACAAGCCCAAAAGTCTCAGAATTATTACATGATTTACTTTTTTGCTATTCAACTCCTTCTGTACATACTACTTTAGAGAAAATCCACTGAAGAATGTTAGAAGACCAAAACGTAATATATAACAAATCCGTGATCTCAGTAAAATATGGCCTactcttttcagaaaaaataaaatgcaatgaaGATGCTCTtctctctttaagaaaaagatcTCAGTctaattgaaagaaattaagaagcagTGAAATACACTCTGTTTTATTCTGACACCGTGCGACAAATTCCTTTGATGTAGAATATGTAAAAGGATGATAAAAGAGCTAGGACCGCAttgtctaaaaacaaaatagaacctTAGA
This window encodes:
- the LOC129524489 gene encoding LOW QUALITY PROTEIN: olfactory receptor 7E24-like (The sequence of the model RefSeq protein was modified relative to this genomic sequence to represent the inferred CDS: substituted 2 bases at 2 genomic stop codons), with the translated sequence MYLVTVLRNLLIILAVSSDSHLHTPMYFFLSNLCWADISFTSATVPKMTVDMQSHSRVISYAGCLTRMSFLVLFACIEDMLLTVMVYDCFVAICRPLHYPVIVNPHLCVFLVLVSFFLSLLDSXLHSXIVLQFTFFKNVEISHFVCEPSQLLNLACSDSVINSIFMYFNSTMFGFLPISGILLSYYKIVPSILRISSSDGQYKAFSTCGSHLAVVCLFYGTGIGVYLTSAVAPPPRNGVVASVMYAVVTPMLNPFIYSLRNRDIQSALWRLRSRTVESHDLFHPFSCVG